The Anguilla anguilla isolate fAngAng1 chromosome 2, fAngAng1.pri, whole genome shotgun sequence genome contains the following window.
TTTTGTTTGATATTCGTAGGACATTCTAATGCCACTTGGCGTATCCCTAAGCTTTTTGTGCCCAGTGAATTTAtttcttcacacacacagcaaagacATTCaatgataacacacacacgaacaaatAAGTCTAAATACATTGACACTGAGAGATCTACGTATATACATACAGGAATGCATGTACTCTAACACATACTatgacatacagacacattgACACTAATAATAAAGGTCAATCAACATCATAAACACAAATTcaaacatatacaaatatacattctctctctctctcttaaaaactaaccatcataaaaaaaacttaattgcATGCAATATGTCAACAGCCACTACTTGATATTGCAATAGTGTTTTATTGCATGTCATAACAACATGCTTTATCACAATTGTACACAATAGCACTCAGATAAGATAACAAAGGTAAATTTACATCTGACGATATCAAAGATGCAGAGGTCCTCCTCTTTGGCTGACCAGCAGTCAGATGACCAGGTCCATGCCACTCACCCATATTATCATTATCTAATGAATCTGGACACAGGTCCTAgttcatgaaaaatgaatacacaGTCCAAAGACCAGCCTTATGTGAAGCCCCGGCTGAATCCAcaggaaagcaaaaaataaaaacttttgtGACCACCAAACACTTGACCGGCTGCACCACTGATAATGCAAGGTAACACAGCGTCAAACACAGGTTCTCtggcacatatgcacacacacacacaaatatatatatcatttgtTGTTCATTGTAGTGTCATTAAGCAGGCAACATTAGTACTACTCgctagctagcattagccataatgtaaacaaatgttTGTTCGAGCCTTTCTTCTTTGTGACTTAACGATAAAAAGCGATTGACCGACAATTTCTTATTATAGCTAGACATTTACTTTGCACTGTCATATAGCAAATACTGTGTGCTTTTGAAGTGGTTGCAAGCTGTTTCAAATTTAGTTTATGGATGAAATAGTAAATGTCTTCGTTTTAATAttgctttgcttttatttgtggcCAACAttacaatgaaattaaatgttatcaGGCCTACTTAcaatgtatttacattacatcaagTTCATATTCAGTTATGTATCGTTTATAATAATAagacattcatattttacagtgaTTTTTAATTTACCGTGGCttattagaattttaaaaagccgaACCACTGAATTTTGATTTATAAGAGGGCATTTAGTGTTGTAAATGCAACTAACCCCAATTCTGAAAGATGCAGTTGATAAATATatgatttctttgttttataacAACAAATTTCCCCACTATTGTTGCCCAGTGGCCAGATTTATATAGGCTAAACGTAAAGCTAAAACACAGATTTTGTAATCAGAAGTGGGAAATTGATGTCCTCGTAATATTCACAACATTGTAGGCCTATGCAAGTAAACTGGAGAATGGTCTAATTTGGACTACAATGCTATAATTCAACTACATTAAATTCAGTCAAGTGGCTTATAGGCCAATCGCTTTTTACCGTTAAGTCACAAAGAAGAAAGGATCGAACAaacatttgtttacattatgGCTGCAAAGACAGTCACACATATTTGGTATGCCAGAGACGATCTCGCGGTGAGTAATAGTTTCTATCGGAAAATTACCGATTTTCTGTGGGTGATATTTTGCaattctctgtctccccctctcttcccctccggGGAGATGATGACACACCCTAAGTTTCGTCCAGGACTGGTGACGTCATCCAGCAGGTAGATATATACAGGTGGAAAGGGCAGGTAGATTCTCAGTCAACCATCGTACAGTGCTGAAGGAGTATCAATTTGGCTCTAAAGGAATTTTCATTTCTAAACCGCTGATACTGCCGTCAAGACTTATTCTTTATAAACTATTCTGTAACGTGTAACTACACACAGGGCTACAGATCGACAGCAGTTACACCGAAACCGGTTGGACTAGAGGAGAGGACAACTGCGAGAAGAACAGACCGCTCGTCTGCCGAAAGTGTGATTCTGAGCATTGTGCGCGGGACAGCCGCAAGGCCCACCTCGGATATCTTTTGAATTAGGACCGTCATTTTCAAGTTTGACAATGAAGTCGTTGGTTTTACTATTTGTTGTGGCTTTTGCAGTGGGGGCATACGCTCAATGTGAGTATTCTGATCTTtgccttttgtgttttggtcaTAGGACCGAGATTGAAAATCTGTCGATATGCTTGCTCGTACTGCGTTATTGGGTCTTTTATGTGCTTTATTCATCCATTTAAATTATTCCCCGCATCCTTAATGATGCGCATTATAACAGGCTTTATTTGTATCACATGAGAAGGCATGTACACAATTTTTGGCGTAACAAATTGGCCTTCAAAGGCCTACGGTTCTTTTTGTCCCCACATCTTTGCGGCAAACACGGGCTTTTTAAATTGGCCCGGATGTGCATTGACCTACCAGCTTAAACGACCAACGCCCAAATACACCCGAGTACGCCATTGAAGTCCTTGGGGATTCTGCTCTGTACAATAACACCATGTCTTGTATAGGTCTACAGTATACACGACTCAATAATTTACAATTCCCACTTATTTGGAAACAAAGTTGCTGGTCTTATGGAATTTTCCCGTTCGTATAGGTTCTTGCGACACTATGAAGTGGGCAACGTGCGACGGAACCCCATGTGAATGTTTCCTTATGGTTGGAAATGACGAAAGACAAGTTCTGAACTGCACCACAcgtaagtgttttttttttttttttttttttaatgtattttttggtcGGGGGCAGGATGAAAATCCAAAATGGTTGCATATTTCATTTATGGAGTGCCAGTGTCGAATATCTAAGATGGTCAAGTGTCTACGTTCTGTGTAAGATAAATTTAATGGTAGAATTTTAGTGGCAGGCTACACTGATCACTGAAATTAATTGGAAAAATACAGCTAGATTGCTCTTGATTAATTTTCACTTTCTGTGAGGGTCTAGCTCTTGAGATGGCAGATGTGATTTGTAGAATGGCTAGGGTTTTCACTAACACTGGGGTGGACCAAACAGTTCTGCTTTGTTGGGGATTTGTGttgcatccatccattcatacaTATGTATGAGGTTCATTATTTTGGATAGTATAGTAATAGAAAGGGGGTGATTTCTATGAACCCCTTAATGGGTACAGCTACATCAATGCCGGCCACTAATTTGACTAAATCAAATGATGTTTCTATTTACAAGAAGGTTCAAATCAGTGAGACAATGAGGTGTAGTAGTCTGGCCCCTTTGGCTGAACAAAGCTTTATTCTCCCATCTCTGCATTAAGGTAGAAGCATAAAGATTAGGAAAGGTGAAGGAAAGTGTCTGGTGTACTTGGTActaaaggggcgacatagctcaggaggtaagaccgattgtctggcagtcggagggttgtcggttcaaaccccgccctgggcatgtcgaagtgtccttgagcaagacacctaacccctaacccccaactgctctggcgaatgaggcatcaattgtaaagcgctttggataaaagcgctatataaatgcagtccatttaccattacttaccccctcccctcttgtTGCCAGTGATCCCCAAGTGTTTCCTGATGAAGGCAGAGATGTACCGTGCCAGGAAGGGCCTGTCCACCCGCTCGATTGGTGGGAAGCCAACGGAGACCGCCTTTGTGGACAACGATGGGATCTATGACCCAGAATGCGAGTCTAATGGGGTGTTCAAGGCCAAGCAGTGCAATAACACAGAGGAGTGCTGGTGCGTCAACAGCGCTGGGGTGCGTCGTACGGACAAGGGGGACAAGGACCTCAAGTGCGAAGAGCTGGTGGAGACTCAGTGAGTGCATTTACTACCCTCTTGCAGTGGGTGGGGCTACGGCTCAGACCCAAGTTGAGCCTATTGCTACCGAGTCCCTTGTGCTAagaatgcatttacatttggtCGACCGTTTATGTTAAAATGTTGTAGAACTATGAATTGGAGTGAATAAACCTTAACTTGTTGAATGTAGAAGGGGAAATGGTGATGGGGAATGTGGCCTGAggatgtttaattgtttttttttttttttcttctcctgcaGTTGGCTGCGTTTGGAACTGAAGCACAAGGAGACTACAGATGCTGTGGATCCTGACAAACTGAAGGCGTATGTACCGTTCTTTGTACCGTACCTTTGCAACATGTAGGCATAGATCATGGCTAACGTTTGtggctttttttaaaccttggTCATTAAGTTGCTCATAAATCTACAGAATAGTGCTCTTGTGCAGTTTgatttgttaatttttattttctttaactttTGCAGTGCCATTGCCACTGCTATTGAGGCCCGCTACCAGCTGGACAAGAAGTTTGTTGACAGTATTCAGGTaggcatgtgactgtgtgtacattttaatgatACTGCTGTTTGGGATATCCATACTTTATGAAGGGTTTGAGTGCTCagaattcatttgaatttggtCTTTTGTTCTTGTAGTACGACAAAGATGCTCGTCTTATTGTGGTGGATGTGAAGAAGAGTGTTGGTGACCGGAAGGCAGACCTGTCCCGTATGGCCTACTACATGGAGAAGGATGTAAGTTCTGAGATGGATTTTCACCTTTATTTTCAGGTGGAGCTTTTCAGAATGATGTTCTACAGGGTGGATGGGGCTCTGGGTGAGCAGTTGATTTGCTTGGAGGATTTTTGTAGGGATTGTATGTTTTGATTTGTGAATTCGTCCTTGCAGTCTGATtcacctccctcctcccttgTATAGATCAAGGTTCTACCACTCTTCAAAGACACTACGAAATTTGAGCCCAATGTTGGCGGCCAGAAGCTGGACCTTGAGAACATTCTGGTCTACTACGTGGATGAGAAGGCCCCCACCTTCACCATGAAGAGACTGACTGGTGGCGTGATTGCAGTCATCGTTGTGGTCGTCCTTGCAGTCATTGCAGGGCTGGTGGTTCTGGTGAGTAACTTATTTCCATTTAATAACTTACTCTTTCATGGGACAGAATTTAAGTGAGTGCATGTCATTTCCTTATAAGGAACAGTATGAGAACCTCTCAACCTTGAGAATTTTTACTTAGGCTTACTATGATCTTTGTTACTtcctgaaatcatttttttctgaaaacatttgggAAAGTTAATAAGTGTTCAGGCAATGGTTGGATAGACATTTTGTAACTGGTCTTTTGTTCTCTTTAGTTCCTGGCCAGGAGGAGGGAGCGTGCCAAGTATGAGAAGACTCAGGTGAGTTTTCAGATGCACcatgggaaatgtaggcctGAAACCACTTCAGTGAGGATGTAGAGGTTTACTTGCTATTATGACTGCTCCACCTGAGATGGTGAAAGCAAGTGCAGATGACATTTGTTCTGTAGCACTTGGTTCACTTCAAGCTGTACTAAAGGAGAACATGCGTTAACTGGCTCTTCATGGgaacactttttaaaacttttttcctgCAGGTCCGAGAGCTGGATGAGATTCAGCAGGCTCTCTCGTGATTCCTGATGCCGTGAAACTGAAGGAAAGTCCATTGCCTGTTGGAGCACTGAAGGAAGAACCCTTGTTCAGGAGTTCGCACACCCTGTCACTCATTCATAAAGCTGGCTGCACCATTGTGTGTGGAGAAGAAATTTCCTTTATGGGAGGGCAACACCAAGAACAGTTCCCTCTTGGCTAACATGTACTTTTCTAGTGTACTGTGGCATTCCAAAAGCTAATTTATATTCTgaagattttttctttttcttgaagTGGTTTGTAATATGCTGCACTAGTTTAAAAAGCCAGATTGTACTGATGTCAGTTTTAGGCATTTGACATTGAgtcaattttaaatatttgtttttttgagtgAAGTTTTGGGAGAGTGGTGTCTAAACCTTTCTTGTTTTtggtatttgttttaaatggtttgtaataaaaatgtcaaatttactCCTGTTTGTTGTGGTCAATGGTAGTCACATTGTCTTTGTGGATCGTGAGTTTCTGTGGATTGTGTTAAATTGTACATTTGCCTATGACCATTATTTAAACCTGCCTAAATGTACTGGTTTAGTGAGGCTTAAAAGGATTTGACTGCCCTGTCATTCAGGATGTAGACCAGATGACCTTGGGTTCACTGAGCTGATCCCAGATTGgctgaggttgggggggggggaggaatgagGAAATGACACTAACACATGGCAGGGTCATGAACTGAATTTACAtgggtttacatttttttctaaatggtGCACATTGGCTAGACCtaattcataaaatgtgtatattcacacctgcataaaatattattttaaagaattgcaattgtgaactttttttttttttttaatgcatacatttctaaattatagaGCCTTACGTTGGCTGGATTTAAATATGGTTTGCTGAATTTGGCCCCTGGGCTGTCCACTGACACTACTCCCAGTAATTTGTATCTTcctgcttttttcatttcattatgtaATGGAATTGGCACATCAGGATGTCTGACTCAGTGACAACGATAAGCTGGAAGAGCAGACCAATTTATGAacacttattattattgtaaaattTTAATCCAGGAAATTGCCATTACCACAAATACATTACACGTGGAGAATacgaaaattttaaaaagtacaactGCTAAATGTAACTAACTGCTACATGTTGTTAAAACATGGTTATTTGATAAGTAAACGAAACATGAATGTGCCCATTACGATAAGAACTGAGCGCGAAAGTGTCGTCATTTCAGTTTCCCCGGCAACGTATCCCTTTCCCTTTGACCCCATGCTTATGGCTTGGCGGGAGATTCCAGCATGGCGGTGCAACCAAAGCAGAACCTGTCCATGGACAGCGCATCAGAGCATGgatttctgaatttttatttctcCATGCCCGAAAAACCTGACACTACTGTGCGGCTATTCGATCGAAATGAGTACTATACAGTCCACGGGAAAGATGCGCTTTTTGCAGCGAAAGAGGTTTTCAAAACTAACGGAGTCATTAAAAATCTCGGCTCAGGTAACTTACGCTTTATCTGCCATAATTACAGATAGTTTCTAGCTAGCTTCTagttagttcttttttttactaacCAGTAAGCTAGTGAGCAACGTTAGTCTATTTTCGACAATTGGCTGTTGGCTAGTTAGTTCACTTAGCTATCAGGTTCTGTTAGTAACGTTAAGCTTTGTAAACGCGGTATGAATAGACAACATCTGGGTTTTCCTGTTAGGCTATGTATTTGGGTGTTTTACAAACAAACCgtaatttaaattgttttcacaaTGCAAGCTGGACGGCATTTTGGCTAGCTAAATTTTAAACTAACCAGCGAGCCAGTTAGCTTGTCAAAATAGAACTCAGTAGTAGTTGCCATGTGAAGTATAGCTAAGTTGGCCAGCTAGACAGATCACTGTAGCTAGCGTAGGTTAAttcaaaattaatattaaacGTTTCCCGTTGTCATATGTGACTGTATTACCACCTGAACATAGTCAGCGAACTGTTATTTTCGCAAATTGCGATTTGCTACAGCCTAAACAGCTAAGACGTAGAcgtgtaatgttttaatgttagcTATAGGTAGTTTACTAATCTTAGCCGTCTTGTGGAAGGCCAAGCAGGCACCTTAACGACCTTCTAGGTAGTTCAGAAGTGAGTGCTTTTATATAGAGAAACTTATGTGACCTATGTATATGGATATAGATGCATGCTTGCGGGACCCAGTCCGATGTCTGTCCCTTCCTGTTCAGGGAGCAGGAAGCTGGAGAGTGTGGTTCTCAGTAAGATGAACTTTGAGTCGTTCGTGCGGGACCTGCTTCTGGTGCGGCAGTACAGAGTGGAGGTTTACAGGAACAAGGGCTCCAGTAAGGAGCATGACTGGCAGCTGACCTACAAGGTacctgaggggggagggagagcgttTATGTACAGGGTATGGAGGGTTATGTGGCTCTGGTAATGGGAGTggtggtgtttttgtgtttgtaatggTGAGTGGCAGCTGGGGTCAgggtgttgtgtttgtgaatgttgtgggttttttgagaaacCCCAGGTAATCACTGCcacttttttctgctttgttctctccctgtccctcttcccCAATTTTCCCAAACTCCCTCCTTATCTCTCATCTTATCCCCCTCCTCTAACTACCCAtccttctcctttctcttcATACTCGGCTCTCATCCTAACAAACCCTGTGCTCTTCTTCCCTTGTCACTGTATATGTTCCACTTGTCCTTACCTTTCCTTTTTATTCTCTCTTCTGTACTATTCTCTCATTACATCATGTactcttctttttctcctgtGTCATTTCctgaacactctctctctctttctctctctctccccctctctccctctctccctattcctctccctctccctctccctccctccctgcccaggCGTCTCCTGGTAATCTGACCCAGTTTGAGGAGATCCTCTttgggggagctggggggtCTGGGGCAGCAGCGGCGGGCGTGGTCGGGGTGCGCCTGGGTTCCGGCGATGGGCAGCGCATGGTGGGCGTGGGCTACGTTGACTCCACCCTGCGGAAGCTCGGGGTGTGCGAGTTCCCGGACAATGACCAGTTCTCCAATCTGGAGGCTCTGCTGGTGCAGATCGGCCCCAAGGAGTGTGTACTGCCTGGGGGTGACAGTGCTGGGGACATCGGCAAGCTCCGACAGGTACACGCCTattgcacacacgcatgtacatacacatgtgcacactaACACATGAGTGTGAGtatataaatgtacatatatatgtacacacacttaaATATTCTCACTCAGGCTGTGCATATGAAaatttgcacatacacacacagcatttttcAGATGTTCTGGTGGAGTGAGGTGCTTCTGTACATGAATTTGACTGTATCTTTCTGTCTGTGAAGCATGCGGTAGGAAGTCTAAAtgtgcatagtgtgtgtgtgtttgaaggtacctgtgtgtgtgtgtgtgtgtgtgtgtgtgtgtgtttctccctgtcagagagtctgtgtgtgtgtctgtgtctctctctgtcagagagcctgtgtgtgaagCTGTGTTGccttgtgttacaggtggtgcAGCGTGGGGGCATTCTCCTGTCGGACAGGAAGAAGGCAGAATTTAACACTAAGGATATGGTGCAGGATCTCAATCGCCTGCTCAGAGCCAGGAAGGGTGAGACAGTATCCAGCGCTGCCCTACCTGAGATGGAGAAACAGGTTAGCAACAAATgcgaggagaagagggaggggcaggaataGTGATGGGAGGGGTGGAGTTAATACATCTAGCAGTGATGGGAGGGGCAGGCTTAATACAACCAGCAGtgatgggaggggtggggttagtACAACCAGCAATAATTGGAGGGGTGGACTAATGATACCTGGTTGTCTTGGGCGAACTAGGCTTCTTCCCTCAACTTCCCCCCTGTATaagtgtgcatgtatttgtatattaaccttttattttgtatcaaaaGCATTGAACATAAGGTTACCTTATTAAGCATAGTATATTCTAGCAAATGAGCAAGTTGCCATTGTGTTAATTGTCTCATGACTGTGTGTCTTGTTCTGTATGAACACACCATTGCACCtgagcataattttttttatgtattaaatTTTACTAGGTTGCCATGTCATCTCTGGCGGCAGTCATCAAGTATCTGGAGCTGCTCTCCGACGAGGCCAACTTTGGCTCCTTCCAGTTGACGACCTTCGACCTCAGCCAGTACATGCGTCTGGACAACGCCGCTGTCCAGGCCCTCAACCTCTTCCAGGTGAGAGGTCACGGCACCAAGCTGCTCGCTGTCCGGCTTCGCTGTCCGAGTTTTAGGATCAGGGCCACGTATGTCTTCGGCACAAacttctgttttgcattgggtACATGCCACAACATTGGTGTGTCAGAGTCCCTCCCAAAAGGGCTAGAATTTGCGTGTCACTCCTCCAGAATTAAAAGCGTTACCTGATTGAATGACGAGTCACAGCAGATGTTGCAGCGCAAGACACAGACACCCCTTTTGCAGCAATATAAACATATGGAGAAACGTGAGCTGTGAGACTCGCTTCAGCTAATGCCCTCTGGTAACCAAATGAGACCTTTGCATATTGTGCTCATTCCGTAGCTCCTGAGGAATGCTTTGCAGGCCCTGCCATTGCTGCTTGCCTCTGAAAGCTTCCCCCCCGTACCTGTTGAACATGAATTTAACAGCTTTCTGTTGGACAAGCCATGGCGGTTTCTCATTTCTGCTTCCCTTTCTTTGTTTCCATTGAAGGAACAACTAAGCCCGTACTTCCTGCTAAGAATTTGAGTGGGTcttcagtgtttcctgtgggaTTTTTCATCAGGGGCCTATGGGTTTCGCGAGGGTTCTGAGGTTTATGGTGCGCGTGCGCACGTGTACACGCAGCTGAGCGCGTAGCTCAGAACTTTACTACAGCGGATTCGAGCCTCAGCTGCCTCAACAGCGTTCGTGCCAACATCTGTTTCACACGTACCACAAAGCCAGTCACCCCTCACTCGCA
Protein-coding sequences here:
- the LOC118220440 gene encoding tumor-associated calcium signal transducer 2-like, whose translation is MKSLVLLFVVAFAVGAYAQCSCDTMKWATCDGTPCECFLMVGNDERQVLNCTTLIPKCFLMKAEMYRARKGLSTRSIGGKPTETAFVDNDGIYDPECESNGVFKAKQCNNTEECWCVNSAGVRRTDKGDKDLKCEELVETHWLRLELKHKETTDAVDPDKLKAAIATAIEARYQLDKKFVDSIQYDKDARLIVVDVKKSVGDRKADLSRMAYYMEKDIKVLPLFKDTTKFEPNVGGQKLDLENILVYYVDEKAPTFTMKRLTGGVIAVIVVVVLAVIAGLVVLFLARRRERAKYEKTQVRELDEIQQALS